The following nucleotide sequence is from Triticum dicoccoides isolate Atlit2015 ecotype Zavitan chromosome 7B, WEW_v2.0, whole genome shotgun sequence.
GATAGCAGTGCGGTAAGCAAAACATTAACTTTGTGATGCTTCCAGTAGACCACTAGCATGCATGTTTAGGGTAATCAATTTAGCTGCTCTGTTGTGTAAATTGCAAGTGAAGAAACCTGATAAGTTAAACCCAGGTGCATGATTGTATACCTAATCTGATATGCTTTTAAACTGTACCTGGGTACTGAACCCAAGTTAAGTATACCCGAGTATTCTCACGCGTGCGCATAATATGCTGGATAGATAGCTCATGGTTTGTTCCTGAACCGTTCTTGCTAAATGGGTAGCTCGTGGTTCTGTGTAGCAGAATATGTTTAAATTTTCTAGGGTACCCTTTTTTACTCTGAATAAGCAACAGAAGTGCTTAACATCCATCATGCATAACCCTGAACATTATTTGTCTCTATTGATATGTCTTGCTATGTACGTATAGTGCATGTACATGCATGGTTGTGTTTTGCAGGTGTAGGGTAACTCTTACTGCACAAGTTAACTTGAGACtggttaattttttttgaaagATGGGCTATCTTGCAGTGTCTGCGACAAGAGGGGAGGAGTGCTTTGCAATCTCAACGTACCCTATTCATCAGAGACAACATCTCCGTGGGCGCCTCCGTGCGCTCTTTGGGCAGCTCGGAGCCATGCTGTCAGAGCTCTTCACCAACTGGACCATCTACACCAACAAGGTGGGTGCATCTCCAACCAATTCTGCAGCAGTAGCAGCACCAGCAGTACTTCGTTTTGAAAATCCGTCGAGTTTCTGACACTGTCAACATGGCTGGAATGCATGCAGGCAACGACGCTGGTGACACTGCTGTTCGTGATCGCGGTCAACCTGGTGATTGGCATCCTGCCGCACATGATGCGCCCGGCGCCATGGAGTACCTCATGGGTGTGCTCGCCTCCCCCAGCATCCCGATCTCAACGAGCCTAGCGGTCGCCGTCCTTGTCCTGCTcgaggagcaaggggaggggcgcATCTAGCCAGCCACAAAGGGCTTGCTCTGTACCACCACATCATCGGCCTTCTGCAGCATCGAGTTCAATATGTCAGGTGACCCTTCCTATCCTGTCTGATATGATGGTCAATAGTTGCTTGTAGATGAATGATGAAGTGTTGCTGTGAATGTGAATGAGTAGCCACAAGTCTGTTTCACTACGGGAAACAGCTAGTTTGCCGTCAGGCATgtacagacggcaaagagtttgccgtcagccggctgacggcaaactcagacggcaaagataagtcggcaaagagTACTTCGCCGTCAGCTTTTCATCggacagacggcaaagattttccCGTCAACCAAACTacttttctttgccgtcagccaattTGTTAACTGAAGGCAAAATCGGCATCTTTGCCGTCAGCAatgccccctctttgccgtctcctCTCAAATCCACATAcggcaaacatttttttaaaacaaaaaaaaaacatagTTGTTCGTTCATGTTCCTGTTCGTTCGAAGTTTTCATTCGTTCTTTGGAGTTCTTGTTCGTTCGTTGGAGTAGCAGCTGAGAAGGCAGCGAGTTCGGGGTTGGACCACCGCATTTGTCTCCGAGGCACGAACACGCGCGAGGCAGAGGGCGGCATCCTCTTCTGCTTGAAGCTGGAACAGGGCGAGGCGACGAGGAGGCCGTCATCTGGTCGTGGCTGGAACAGGGATCGACGATGACGCGTAATTGGAACGGGCAGAGGACGGCGAGAACCTCCGGATCCGGACGAAAACGGAGTTGGAGCAGCCGGCGGCAAAGCAAATGGCAAGGGCGGCATGGATCTGATGAGGGGCGGCCATGGTTAGCCTCGTGTACATGCAAGGGAGATAGAGACCAGGGGGAGGGAGAGAAGATACGCGAGAGAGGGGGTGGCCGGAGCGGTGGCCTGTGGCGGAGCGGCGGTGGCGGCCtgtacggcgagcggcggcggcaacCTGTGCGGGGAGCGGCGGTGCCGGCCGGTGGGGCGAGCGGCGCGGGCCTCCTGTGCTGCGAGAAACAGAAAGGGGGGAGCTGAGGCAGCGGCTGGTGCGGTGAGTTGCTGCGGCGACCAGTGGGCCGGGCAGCGCCGGCGCCCGGTGGGGCGAGCGGCGCCGGCCTGTGATGCGAGAAAGGGGGATCGAGCAGTTCGTCGTTGAGAGAGAGACGACAGAGAGGGGTGGGTACGTGAGAGAGAGATGGTGGAGGATAAGGGAGAGAGTGGTGGGGTCGGGTTGGGGCTAGCTGGTGCGTGCGATGGGTTGGGGCTAGCTGGTGCGTGCGATGCATGGTGGGGGTTGGTGccccgccacgtcatcgatccagggGACATTGGTTCCAGCCAATAGGAGCACAACAAAACATTTGTATTTGTTTAGCCTATTAATGTTTTCCAAATAAACATGTTAAAATAtagtaatttttttcaaaaaatttccACGCCTTTTAGGACTTGTAAAGTTGTACCACACCAAAATTCATATTCTTTAGACCTTGTTTacattttcaaaaaaatcaaaagtcAATACAGTTATCTACGGGCTGtgttttctctttgccgtctgtgGTTTTTTCTACAGACGGCAAAAAGCTTACTTTGCCGTCTATAAAAAAAATGCAAACGGCAAAGATGCCGTCTACATTTTTTTTATAGACGGCAAagtaagctctttgccgtctgtaagaAAAATCGCAGATGGCAAAGATACTTTGCCGTTTGTGTTTGTTTTTACACACGGCAAagtgtcctctttgccgtctgtaaaataAATTGTAGACGTCAAAGTATCTTTGCTGACAGCCGTTCTTTGCCGTCTGCAGCTGTCGGCAAagtaggtctttgccgtctgccccgaCGATATGCTGACGGCAAAGAGCGGTACAGACGGCAAATCTTCTATTTCCTGTAGTGTTTGCATCATTGCCATAGCTAGTGAATGCGCAGCCACAAGTCTATTTGCGTCACTGCCATAGTTACCTGAATACAAATGAGCAGACACAAGTCTGTCTGTACTGTCACATTGCCATCCATAGCTGCCAATCACTGTAGATAAAATAGAATTTCCCCAAAACTATGTGGGAAATTTGGTTAACCTTGTTGAATCAGATATCATTCTGACACCTGATTAGCATATCACTTGTCTATGTTCAGTGAAGAGTATTCAGTTTAGATGCAGATTTAGTCAACACTATGGATCAGTATTCAGTTTAGATGTAGATACAGTCAACACTAGGTATCAATACATGTTTGTGAATGTGATATGCACGGTTTCTTATTAGATCTCAACTTCAGCATCTATTTTTCATTGTTAGGAGAATGTTATATGCACAACTTCACTTGATTTCCTAACTTTTTTGATTTATAACCTGCAGATGCGGTGTACAACAGCCCCAGGAGAAGAATCCCGAAGAAAACCAGCACCCAACTATGTGTTTTAGCTCCCTGGAGCTGGCCATGTTAATATTAGGTGTATTTTATAGTTGAATACCTGATTTGTACTGCCATGACTGTAAAGTACTTCGTTTGGCTGTTGTTTAAAATTGTATGTGTTATTGGCTATGTTTGAATCAAGTTATTGGTTAGTTCACAAATAGTGAACTGATGTGCGGCGCCTAAACAACACCCTTGGGTCCCATTTCACTAGCGAGTCCTTTAAAATGggaaacaaacaaaagaaaaaccGACAAGTGGGACCTAATTGGATGATCTGACTAGTGGGACCTGGTCTAAAATGGAGTGTAAAAAGGCCAAGGCTCAAACAAGAAATGGAAGTGAAAAGGCCAAAGGCCTAGAAAAATAAAAGGCCAAATTGCTGGGCTAGGCCAATGTAGCTGACCAAAATTAAAAGGAAAAAATCATAAAtgagccgaattgttgggctatgcccatgtagaaaaccgaattgaacCAGGCTGAATCTTGtaccacatcagcttgccatgctggatgcctacgtggcctgaggagggtgctagtgaccaaaatgccacaatggacatattttggtcataaacgtcttcgaccattccagaagaaaggtagctatagtcagtttatgaccgccagcttttgaccttctgtttttggtcacaaaaaggtcgcaaatgaaaaaccatgacctttcagtgaccaatagtcaaggtcacaagttgacatatttcttgtagtggtagggtctacacacttaaggttcggtgacgctagggttattaggaagacttgtatgtgattaccgaatgttgtttggagtcccggatgagatcccgaacatcacaaggagttccgaaatggtccggaggtgaagatttatatatgggaagttgtaatacggtcaccggaGAAGTTCGGGGGCATACCAGTATTgtgccggggccaccggaagggttccgggggtccaccggaggggccacctctcccgaagGGCCTGATGGgccgtagagggaagggaaccagcccttagagggctgcgcgcatcccccccttgggcccatgcgcctagggttggtggggaaaccctaaagggggcgcccccttgcttggggggcaagccccctccccttggccgccgcccccctctagatctcatctagagggggccgccccccttcctcctccccctataaatagaggggcgaggggagggctgcacacacacctgcaaggcgcagcccctcccctccccaacacctctcctcctccgtcatagcttggcgaagccctgccggagtactgcttctccatcaccaccacgccgtcgtgctgctgttggagctctcttcctcaacctctccctcctccttgctggattaaggcgcgggagacgtctccgctccgtacgtgtgttgaacgcggaggtgccgttcgttcggcgctaggatcatcggtgatttggatcacgacgagtacaactccatcaatcccgttctcttgaatgcttccgctcccgatctacaagggtatgtagatgcactcctatctctctcgttgctagatgactccatagattgatcttggtgatgcgtagaatttttttattttctgcaacgatctccaacatTCTTCTCGATGCTAATCCCTAAGACACATGCATAAGGAATATTAATGTGACCATTTTTCATCTAAATTCTTGGTTTCATGAACTTCATCCACAAATTTGGCGATGAGACCGCTCCTTCCTAGAGATGTCCATGCAAGCCAATAAGCCCCAGACAATCTTTAATATATTCACGAATCCTCTTAGAGAAAAATCATTTGAGCATAATGCAAGCTGTCAACTTGTTAACTCCCTTTCAAACCTAATAAGTGCCACAAGTTGGCCAACCCCGACACTTCCGCGCGCGAGGGGGTGGGGTTCTCACATAGAAAATATTTTTGTTTGTTGGAAAAATGGATGAGCCCAGCCAAGAGTTTGCATTTAAAGGGAGAGGATAGATTTTTTAAAATAGCTCGTTGCATCGATGATAATGTAGGCTCTATATATTTTGCTTTTCAATGCCGAATGCATCAGCTACTCATCAAGTAGCCGCGAATTTCCACTGGATCATGTCTGTAATGATTCATGCATTCCATGACCACACGAATTTGTTTTCTCATATTTTCTGTGAAGCGACATGTTTATTAATgtggctaaaagaaaaagaaattaaagAAGCGTTACAAAAAGAACTTTTTAAGGCACAATTCATTTAACAACATAACAAACATCACTGAAGTTATTAAATTCTGAAATGTTATGTTGATAATACATTTCGTTTAATCTCTAATAAAAATATAGGTACATTTTTATTTATTAATACAAACAGACACATCTCTTATATACTATTTTTTTTCTAATTtataaaatcaaaataaaaaataatactGAGAGGAATAGAAAACAAATTCGGTCATTTTTGTTTGCAATCGAGTAGAAATATAATATTCTGCTTGGAAATGATTAATGTCAGTATGTTTCTGATAGAGATGAAGTTATGTTATTTATATAAATACGTTGTCTTCTAATTAGATATACTCTTTTGAATGGTATATATGACGTGTTAAACTTAATTGTTTTCATTTATTTATATTAAACATGTTTACTTTAATTAGTAGTAATCGCATATTATTTTATTAATACACGCGATTTTCAACATACTATCTTGACTAGTATTTCTTTTATACAACTATTGTAATTAACTATATAGTTATGCTTTGGTATAGTAACATTCATATGTTTCTATTATTTATCATTATTAAAATAGTTTTCACATGTTAAAGATTAAACTATATTTTTTTATCAAAAAATGacataattttaattttaatttgagATATTTATGCAAATCTTTTATCACAATGCATTTCTCCGTAAATCTAGGAGAACGAATATATAGCATTTCTCCAAGTATACATTTCTGTAGATTATATTATAGCATTTTTATATCTTTCCATATCCTTTGTATCCTTAAATATCCAAACTTGGTAGAGTGTTTTAGAGTTTACGAGGAGTCTCAAATTTAGGTGTAACTACAACTAAATAAATTCTACCAGCTGTATAGTGTGTAATGTGTCCATAAGTTCCTCAACTCTCTCATTACCGGAGCTTTCAACAGATGAAGGGGATCCCATGAGTTCATGGAGGGTCGACGAAAACCGTGTCGGCTTACTCTCGCTTCACACTTAGGCCTTGTACAGTGGGTGGTGCTTAAGGAGATGCTTCGAAAAATAAACCgcgtttttctgaagcaccggtgcctatttctacagaagaggcgcttagttaagcgtctatcctgtacaaataagcaccggtgttTAAGAAAAACTTGGTTTATTTCTTTAAGCACCTCCCCTAAGCACCtctcattgtacaaggccttagtgcAACTaggaggaagggggagagggggttgAGCCCTGGTTGCTAATACATATGCGACTCAACGGTAAGATACTTGTATCATATCTAAACAGTTTTCTCGCTTAATCGGTGAAAAAAAGATGAAACAAAAGAAATTTCTTTCAAATGTAGAAATCCGAATCTTGATGTAAGTTGGGGAGTATCCTTACAGCCTGTTTTCTGGCCTTCTTCTGCTGAACCTTGATCAGAAACCTGATTATGCTGGGGAGATCCATCTGCAATCACAAAAAAGAAGAATAAAAACAGAGGCCAGAAACCAAGAACGATCTTGGCATTACACCGCAAGAGTGCCACTTGTCTTGTCTGACACAACCGGTGAAAACCACCTCACTCCCTCACCACGGGCTGTACCTCGACCACACAGGCACACGTGCAAGCGCGTGTGTCACTGTCAGACATCTCAACCCACGTCCAGCTCAACTGATACTCCAGAGAGCTCAGCTCAGCTCAGCTGGGATCTTTATAAGCTCAGCTCAGCTCAACTTACACAGACACGCAAGCAGCCGCGCACACCAACCATCGTCAAAGCGGCAGCTCGACCGGCAGCCATGGCGCGCGCCTTCGTGCGCTCCATCTCCTTCCCTCTCAGCCCCTCGAGGTCTCCCAAGGCGCGCGCTCCCTCCTCGTCGTACCACGGGCCGTCCGTGAGCTTGCCGTGCCGCTCGCACCCGATCTTGGCGCACCTCCACACCCACATCCGCTCCGTGCGCGCCTGGGCACAGCAGGGCACGGCGGCGTTGGCCGCCTCCGTGGCCACGGGGCTGGCGCACGTAGACGCGCTCCACGCCGCGCTTGGCGACCTGCTCGACCTGCCCGAGGCGCAGGCCGCGCTCTCCGGCGCCGGCGGCAGCGTCGACCGCCTCCTGGACTCCTTTCTCCGCCTCGCCGACGCGCACGGCTGCTTCCAGGAGGCCGTAGTCGCGCTCAAGCAAGACGTGGCcgaggcgctgaccgccgtgcgccgccGCGACGGGGCGCGCCTGGCTTCGGCAGTGCGGTCGCAGCGCAGGGCCGGGAAGGAGCTCGCGCGCCTCGCCGCCGCGGCCAGCGAGTGCGCCGTGCGGCCCTCGCGCCTGAGCATCCTCGGCGGCGGTCATGGCAGCTCGGCAGATGTGGAGGTGACGGGGTTGTTGATGGAGTCGGCCGCGGCCACGGCGTCTGCGTCAGCCGCACTGTTCGGGGCCGTGGCGGCCATGTTGGGGTCCGTGGCGGCGGAGTCATGCTCGTGCAAAGGCACCGCGGCGTTGGTGTGCCTGGTGACGAAGAACAAGAAAAGGGCGCCGATGCCGAGGTCGGCGGAAGAGGAGATGgtaacggcggcggtggcggagaggCTGGAGGAGCTAGAGGAGTTCATCGATGAGCTCGAAGCCGGGAGTGAGAAGGTGTTCCGGAGCCTGGTGCAGACCAGAGTCGCACTCCTCAACATCCACACACTGCACATCTTCTAGCTTTACTACTACCATCCAGGATGCGTCCATCTTGATTGTTCTAGTGAAATTAGTGGCAGTAACTGTAAATAAGTAGATGATGAATAGAGGAAGGAATTTGTGCAACTCTTTCATACGTCTGATTGTCACTCGATGTTACTTGTACTATCTTGGTTCTAAACATCAATTAGTGTTCAGAGTTCCGTATACATTTTATGTTGTTATAAAAAAAAAGTGAAGAGTGCTAAAATATGAAGTGCATGCCGGGAATTAAGCATGACGTGTCATCACTCATCAGTAGTAATCTTGTCATTCAGAGAAAATGAACAACTCATGTTTCTTCTGAATCTAAATTTTGGTTAAATAAACAACAACTAGTTTGGATCTCCTCCGAATTTCACTGCACTCCACGTATGCTGGTTCAACAATAGAAGATGGGCCGTAATTTTGGAGACTTTGACTGCAAAGGCTCATCTGTCATTTACTGCCGAAGCCCATATACGGAGAGGTCCATACAGAGCAGATGCACCACCATTCTCTGAAGGAAAAACACAATACTCAGGccatgtttggttcataagtcctaggactttaacccctttgatccccttgGCCCCTCCCTCCCCTCACCTCGCGTCGCCCCTCTCGGGCGGCTCGGGGGTTGAAACCCTAGCCCCCCGCCGGCCACTCCTCCCTCTCTCCCACCCCTCGCTGCCGCCCGAAGCAGCCGTCGGCCAAGCCCGGGGCGCtgctgatgaaggtggcggcggggcctctCTTGCTGCCCCACATCACTCGCGGGGGGCCTCGGGACCCGGGGCGGCGGCCTCGACTGGATTGGCGCCACCGGATCTTCGGCGCATGGTGGCCCAGGTGCGGGCCGGTGCCTCTCGGCCGTGTGGACGGCGAGATACCCGGTGGATGCAAGccagggcgtggcggcggcggcttcggctccGCGACTTCAGATCTGGCCGCCTTCCATCCTCTGGTGCGGATTCGGCAAGTCCTTCCCCCAGATCTGGCTGGCTCTGTCCTGGACGCCGGTTCTCCGACGGGTGGGCGTGGTGACGGGAATTGCCAGGAGAAATCCCTAGCCAGCAATGCTGGCTGTGACGGCGGCGACGCCCGTGGGCACCGCGCACCTTCTTGGAGGCGTCTGTCAGGTATACCTTCCCCGGCCCTCCCCCTTGTCCACTCAGGTGAAAACCCCAACGCGGTTGGGCAGCGGCGACGCCCTTGACGCCgtatccttcttgaaggcgctgctTTGAGAGCAAGGTGGGAATTTGGACTTTGCTGTGATGTGTGTGGTGGGTGTCGGCGGCAGCATCATAAACTCCAGCGGTGGTGGTGTTCCCCCTGGTTCAGGCCATGTTTGTGTGCTCACCGGGTGGATGTAGTGTTCCTCCTACAGTGCGCGTGGCTACTGGAGAGAAGGGGATAGGGATTCCCCCCGCAGTGTCAATCCAGTGAGCCGGTTGTGCAGAAGCTCCCCATTTTGATCTTGGTCCTGGCTGCTGCTCCTCAATGCATTCTGGCACCTCTCCTCTTGAATGCCCGGGTCCTCGGGTTTTGGTGATGTTCTGCTCTAGGTGAGAAGATGACGGTAGATCGGGTGTGCCCGGTCCCAACAATGTGGATGCCATCGGTGACACTCATCCAGGTTCTAGGGTGAACGTGTCCATTCGTCAACGGTTCGGCGCCTTTCGAGCCAGGCGAGGAGGCAGGGGCCTTCTTCGATGATGGATCTGGATGGTGGTGTTTCCCGTCTGGGTCCCAGGTGTTGTGGCAACGGCTTCCTCTCTCGTCATCTGATCTTCCTCCCCTTCGCCGGCATATCCCTTCTCCCAGGCTTTGTGCGTGCAAGAGGCCTTGTCATCTTCAAGCTAGGTGCTTCATGTTGATCTTTTTCCAGTTTGTTGTATGTCTGGAAAGTGAGCTTCCCCCAGCACCATTGTATATATCCTGccgtgttttctttttttctttttagtttctgGTTTGTCGTGGTGGTTCTCCAGAgtttgtaatcctggccggttgttggctttgttaattcaaagccgggatcTTCGCGAGCCTTTGTTCTAAaaataaaaagtccctagtccctaaaaagtccctccctgtttgtttctagggactaaaaagtccctaatcCCTCCCTAGagcttattaaatgaccatgttacccctagtatacagaaaaataacaaccaaacaacactaCGGGGCAacggggcaatgggtgcagggaggggcattgttgaaaaagtcccaaaaaagactctccttgagagtcttcttcatttagtcccaaaaagcaacttttagtccctagtagtccctcatGTTTgattaaaaagtctctaagaggaactttttctagtccctacaccaaaaagtccctagAAACAAACACCCCCTCACCCGTCTTCTCAAAATATAAGGCACGCTTGATTTTGCATGATCTTCAATGCATGACTTTGATGATTAATATTTATAGTAAAGCACATGGATTGGGCATTTATTAATAGTATCGTCGTTACACTAATTATATAGACATGCAATAAACAAAATTCATAGTCAGTTGTGTGATGAAGACTAAAATATAAAGTGTACCTTATAGTCGGATTTCACATGGAGTGGTACTTAGCAGCAGCACATCGAATACCTGGAAAATCGACTAGAAAAATAAATGTAAATCATTCAAAATATTTTTTGTGAAAAGACAAAGATCTATTATAAGATTTCACCAGGAGTACAAAGCATCCCAAATATAATAAAATTTTACATCGAGGTTCATGGATCATCGGACGACCACTACCGCCGCCAGAACGGGCCGCTGACATGCCTCTATTGCCGCTCTCATACTGCCGgcctgaccttgtcgatgacaccCGGGAAGTCTTTGTGCACGTGCCTCTAAGTATCATCGCCCTGGAGCCGCAGTTGTCGTCGTTGAACCCTTAAATCGATCTGAAGTGCCTAACAACCTCACTGTCACACACGTTCAAAGAGAAAACCCTAACCTCGTCCTTCCTAGTAGAGGACAGCAAAAATCATACAAAAATCAAAGGACAAGACAACAGAGGACAACATAGGATTCATGGGGAGCCCCTGGAGATGGGCAAGACATCGACGTAGTATTATCCCAAAATTGCCCACTTTTAAGCTTAAGTACATCTCTGGCCCTCGACCAACTTATTCCCCCAATCGGTCCCTCCAAGACTTGTCAAATTGGGTTAATTTAGTTTCTCAAAACATTttggcatctttacttttccatatTGAATGGGCTGCCAACGCGGATTTAAGtctcgaaataggctttcgccTCGCTTTGTAGATAAAGCAACGATCCATACAATCAATATCTAAATCCGAATCAGGAAAGACGGCTGGGGCAACAGCACAATCACGCCCAAAAAACACAAaagaaataagaagaaaaaaacacCTAGTGGTTGCCGACAAGCGGCCCTACAAAGATGATAGCCAATGCTCACTGCCTAGAGAGCGGGTGCCAGCGCTGCAGAAAAGTAAGAAATTTGAAGAAGTTTTGTTCAATCACCATTTTATTACGTGTCGTGCCGGACGTAAGAAAAGGGAGGGTTGAAGTTGGTTCTTCGGTGTCATGCCGTCCCGGACGACAGCAGGAGACCAAGGTGACGGTAGACACCATAtcgaaggagagaaagaaaaacaaTAGTGTTAAGCAACCCCAGCATGCCCACCTCCGAATCTCCATGGCCACGCGGATTGATTCGACTGTCTAACAAGATGACAAAACACAGCAGTTGGTTTGCACAGACACGAGACACGACATATGGGGTCAGCGATTGCCTACATGTACATACAATGATATAATTACTGTTAGAGGTATACAAGACGTCAAAAGGAGAGGACAGTGTCACGCCCGGCGCACACGGCCTGTCTCCCCGCTGCCTCGCTGGGCCACTCTACCTGCGCGCCGCGATCTGGATCGTGTCGGGCGGGCTCGCACCCCGCCGGCCGTTCGTGTCCGGGAGCGACGACACCGCTCGCGGCATATGCCATCGCTGTCGATCGATCAAGATCGGATGACGTGCTGGCGACCCCAAAGCGCAGAGGTAACGTTAAATGGGCTTGGGTGTGGTTGTCGTTGCCGACGCCGGCTGATCACAGTTGTCGGTGGTCAGGCATGGGAATGCATGTCTTCGTCTCTCGCGCAGTATATGCATGGGAATGCATGGACGATGACCGGTCGGCCGGAACGAGCGCTGAAGTATCTAGCCTGCACGGTGACACGTATCTATCTATCCATCGAGATTCAGAAAATAAAGCCTAAGAACAGGCTATAACGAATAACTAAACTAGTCAGTTCCACCAAGTTATATTTCCGTGGCTTCAATGAAAGCCTACAAAAACCTTTACCTTAATTAGGATTTACATTTCCCCTAAAAAATGATTTATTGAACTCTCACAAAAATGACGGTAGATTAATTTTCTCTTCAAATAATGGCAAACACAGACGCTCACATAAACGCAAATACACTAATCCCTATGAACGAGCGACTAGTCACCTCGCTATTAAGGTGAACCGTAGCCTCCCACCAAAAGAGTATCCCCTCAATAagacacacatggtgttaaacttGAGGTTTGATCCCTGGTGTGGCACTGGTTGGTTCTCAAAATGTTGGTTCTTCAACTATTAAACATCTTGTTTATTTCAGATTGGGATTTTGCTCATGCCATCAGGCGAATCTTATAGGTTGGCATCTAACTTACATCCTCCTGGAGCATTAGTAATGTGTCTGTCCAAAAGAGTAAATACTTCCTTAATTTGAGGGAATTAGGGGCATGTCAAAAATCAAGTTTTATCTAACGAACAAAATGTGTGTTTATGTGCAACAAGGTTACcgttgaatttggaaaaagttttcAATGGTATTACCAGAAGTCATGTAAATTAGATATCATTGGTC
It contains:
- the LOC119341359 gene encoding uncharacterized protein LOC119341359; this translates as MARAFVRSISFPLSPSRSPKARAPSSSYHGPSVSLPCRSHPILAHLHTHIRSVRAWAQQGTAALAASVATGLAHVDALHAALGDLLDLPEAQAALSGAGGSVDRLLDSFLRLADAHGCFQEAVVALKQDVAEALTAVRRRDGARLASAVRSQRRAGKELARLAAAASECAVRPSRLSILGGGHGSSADVEVTGLLMESAAATASASAALFGAVAAMLGSVAAESCSCKGTAALVCLVTKNKKRAPMPRSAEEEMVTAAVAERLEELEEFIDELEAGSEKVFRSLVQTRVALLNIHTLHIF